A segment of the Anopheles cruzii chromosome 2, idAnoCruzAS_RS32_06, whole genome shotgun sequence genome:
CAAGGTTCTGAACAAAATGCCGAAGATCGACATCGATCGAGCGATTTCGCTGCAGAAAGCAGAAGCGCGCGCAGAGTACGTATCGTCTCGGggtgtggtggcggcgatgcaAAAAGGTTCCCCGAATTTTAAtcttgttcttttctttcagACGGGAAGCCGCCGAAaacgatgacggcgatgacggcggtgaacggaggaagaaaaagaaaggaggCAAAAAGTCGAAAACTTTTAGCCGGAAAAAGCCCAAGGGTGGCCAGGGTAAGCGTGCTACGGGTAAGAAGTCCTCGGGCCGTAAACGCCGCTAGAGCAACGTGGCTCTAGCAAACGCTTTTGGCCAAGtcagagaaagaaaaaaacaacaccccTATGTTTACGATTGAAATACACACGGCTATTTACTAATGCGCACATACAGTTGCATGACCGCAGGCTAATGAGATAGTTTCGATATTTGACGTGCACGTGCAAACACCACGGTTGCTTATTTATGTCCGAAAAAAATTGACACCGTTTCAAACGAATCTTTCGAGGCCGCGCAATAAACCGATTCGGTTCGATATTACGTCACTCGGTCGCGATTGCGAAAAATCGGCGAAACCCGCCGTTGCAGTGGGTGAAGGACGTTTTCAAGTTTGGTGCATCGGATGCAACGAGGTCTCGCCCACTACGCCCTAAAGCGCTGCTAGAAGTGCAGTGTTTTTGCGGAACTGTAGACGCATTCTGCTGCCGAACAAGCAGCAAAAGGACCCGGAACGTAAACTGACCCATTCCGAGGTGCGATAAGTATTATTTAGTGTGTGATTCAACGCTTTGCCggcaatgttttgttgtttccttAGTCTTCCTTGCAGTGACCGACTGTCAATTGGATCGTACCGTCTCGCTCCAACGTCGCAGTGTCGCGCGAGTGCATcaaggaaaacacaaacaccctTTTCTCGTCGCCCCCGAGAGGGCAGAAAAAATCAACGGAGGCCCCGAGTTTGGTGGAAAGGAGTGGCAAAAATAGGGCGTCAAAGACCCGGacaaccggcgaccggaagcATCGCAGCACAACGGCCCCTGAAACGGCGCTCCGGATAAAGCAGAATGAGTTCTCTGTTTGCTCGTGTGTTCCGCCAGGCGCGCGTTACCTTTGAGCAGACGGCCATAAGCGACCCAAAGTTTGCTGGCCACCTGCAAACGCTGCGCCGCCTGCTAGACCAGCTGACGCTGGCCGATCTCGGTCTCGACCCATCGCTAGTGGCAACCGAAACGTTCCAGCAGCCAACCAAAGCTCCGTGCACCTTCGTGGACGTGTTCCAAAACGACTGGTTTGCGATttcggtgtttgtgttgcgCGAGAACTACACCATGCCGCTGCACGACCATCCGCGTATGTACGGCTTGCTGCGAgtcgtttccggtgcggtCCAGATCTGCAGCTTCACCGAACTGGCCCGCCGGGACATGGTGGtcaccggtgtcggtggtaGCACCGGTGACGCGGCGACCCTGCGCCGTCACGTGCTGGTAGCGGCGGAGCCGGAAAAGATCATCAGCTCCTCGGTCGGCGACTGTGCGATGCTGACGCCGAGCGAACGGAACTTTCACGAAATCACCGCTATCGGTGGGCCGGCAGCCTTCTTCGATATCCTCAGCCCCCCGTACAACACCAGCTTGCCGCAGCACATTTCATTCTACCGCAAGGTGCCGGTACCGCGGCATCTGGCCGAACTGGAACTGGGCAGCCCGGGCGAAGAGAAACCGCTCGCCCCGCAACCGGATGACGATCGGCCACGGTACGTGCTGGAGACGATTCCGATCCCGGAAAACTACTACTGTGATACGGAGCAATACGTTGCGCCCGAGTTTCTGCTGCACGGCGCGGACGAAAGCGATGCGGATGTGCACAAGTAATCCAACGACAACGGATTAGGAACGGATTGTCGCGCATTTACTTCGATCGTTACGTGTTGGCTTACGATCTTTCCCCCTCTTGCGTTTGCGATGTTCGGGGCAGGTTTGATTTTATGTTAATACTGTCCCCCCCACGCCGTGTTCCATCCCTTGCGGTGGACTGTGCCGCACCGCAAGCACCGTTGTTTAGAACCGCAAGACCATGATgttcaataaacaaaaaacacaacagtCTAAAACGTGCTAAAAATGGAAGTGCAATGCGCGGTGGTCAATGTAAAAATTCATTTATTAGTTGCCCATTAGTTTTTTTACCCTCCTTGGGGCAGTCATAACCGTCACCCGCGAAACACATGCTTCTGCGTCCGTAGCTACGGCCTAAGGCTAGGTTTACTGTtaaacagcaccaccagacTGTCGTATATGGTAAAGTAAAAGGCGGACGTGAAGCCGGCTTTTAGCAGCGAAGGCAGGAGACCTTTGTACAGCCCGCGCAGACCCTCGTAGCGGCCAACCTGCGCCAGGCAGTGGAACATATGGCGGCAGACAAAATGCTGCCCGAAGGTTTGGCGATTCTGTGCGAAGCCCTGTATCTGGAGTCGTTTCTTGACCAGGTCAAGCGGATAGACGAGCAGCTTGGTACAGAATCCGGCAAGTCCACCACACACGAACAGCTCGGCGGCGGGAAGTTGTGCATCTGCCGAAAGGCCCCGAATTTGCTTCGCCACCGTACCGAACAGATTGTAGAACATAAACTGTCCCCCAGTAAGCGGTGCAATCTGCAGCATGGCCGGTCCAGCACCACGGTACAGTCCGCGAACTCCTTCGCGCCGGTAGATGTGCATTAAACCCTGCACCGCATTGTTATAGCCCCGGCCGGGATCCTGCGACACCAGGCGTGTCCGTATGACGTCAAGCGGCATTATTACGAGCGCTGCGAACGAACCACTGCACGCACCGCAGACAAAGTGGCGCCCTCGATCGTGGCCCGCGAAAATGTCCGTCTCACGAAGCAGCCGGTTGAAGCGCTCGTAGAACGAAAATTGCGCCACACCGTACATGAGCGATAGTAGCTGGGCTGGATTGTGACCCTTCCAGAAGGCAAGAAGCCCCTCCTCGCGGTAAATGCATGCCACCGATTGACCGATCGAACGGTACTTCGAACGGCTTGAGGTGGCCGCGATCGGTTCGACCTGCAGTTGTAGCCGGATCTTTAGAACGTCCAACGGTTGGCAGATGAAGCGCGTAATACACCCAGTCATCCCTCCGGCCAGCCCTGCATACCGAGTTTCGGTGTGTTTCTCGCGGTCCAttcttgtttattttgtgCGTCGGAGAAGCCTCCTGAGGTCGTGATGTTGgtagtgaaaataaaatcggCACTTTGCGATCGTTACATCACAGAGTGCCGGCGGTTATCGGCTGGAGGGTGATGTGACCTTCCCCACCGTTCATGGCCACGACAGCGACCGTGACCCTGAGAGCGTATGTTTTCACTTCCGATCTGTTGTGTCTCTCGGCAAACTGTTCTTTTCTGGTGCTGGGGCCAACCTCTCTGGAACACTGGCTACGCGATCTTgcggcgtttgttttgattcgttCTCTTTTCACTGCGTATGCGTTTCCGTGGTTACTCTTTTTGCTGATCGTAACGtattcaaaaaaaaaagaaaaaaaagtgggGTTTGTCAAACGCCATTGCGCAGCCGAGACGAAAACCCATCATGCAGCGCTCTCTGTGGTAAGTATGTGAAGCAACGGAAAGGCATTACTTTTGCAAACCAGAGTAATTGAATGAAAAGATTTGTTCTGTATAAAAAAAGGAGGTTCAGTCAgttaaaattgtattttgcACTCATGCAGAAATTTATTTACCTTCCCGAGCATCCAATTTATACCTTAATCTCTTCTTTCTAATATTGCGACGACTTTACTTTAATTGCAGTTCAAGAAAGCTTCAATCACCTTCATCGTTCGCATAGATTGTTTGATTTCTTCTTTTAAACTTTTTTACAGGCGGAGTGCCCGGATCGGCGGCACCAGCTTCTGGCGATTGTGTCGTGACGGTCTGGCCGGAAGGGTCTGGCGCCGGACTAGACAAGTTTAAATCGTCCACTGGCAACGTTTCTGAAACGCTATCACCCAATTTCTGCGGCGTCGGTAAGCTGAGAGCGCTAACGTTGCTGGCGGACAGGTCAACGGAATCGTCGTTCAGTGTCGTCACCAGATCGGATTCATCATGCGACTCCTGCGGTCGCCACTTGGGCTGAGGCAGAGTAGACGAAAGGGAAGTCTTCTCTATTGCTATCGCTGCGGTGTGAGCATCCTTTGTGgtcttttcttcttcaccatcaccatcatcttcgtcatcatcgtcaacaTTTAGCTCGTCAGCATTTCGGGAACCGACATCTCCGGTCTGCGTCGAAAGACTGTCCACGAACGAGGACTTGTTCAAGGTGTGCCCCGTCATCAGCATGGCCAACCGGAGCGGATCGTCGATATTTAGCTTATCGCAAAATGTCGTCGTTTGCGGGTTAACGTACGCCGCCGGTTGCTCGACACAAGACATATCCAGGGAAtcatccgggccgggcgatcggTACGGTTCTGCAATACGGGCGAAATTATCCGGTATCGTTAGATCACCATCGAAGcaacggaaaactttcgcctTCTCCGTTTCGGTCGGCGTAAAGTTAAACCGCTCGTCACCGCCCGCCCCGGGCATGTAGCCGTTCGAAGGCCTGACACTGATCAGATGGTTCGTTAGGTTTAGCACCGTTAGCCATTCGAGATCGTATCGCAACCGAACTTTCCGGTCTTTCTGTCCCTTCTCTTCTTGCTCGTCCGGTGTGGGAATGTCAAGAATTTGCAGAAAGCGGCGCTTGGGCAGGCACTTGTCTAGCGCCAGAAACTTGGTCTGCTGCCCATCCGGATGCTCGACGAGGGCAGCAAACTTGCAGTGCAAATGAGCTGCAAACCAGTACGGAGGCTGAAGTTCTCGGAGCACAGCCTCACAGGGCCCACTGCCCAGTCGGTTGGTTTCGATATCCTCGCGGAAAGCGGGTTTAAAGCGTAGCAACTGTGCCACATTTCCGTGCTCCGTAATGCCGCGAGGCCAATCGTGCGATAGCATTATGTCAACACCGGGGCCTAACTGCTTCAATCGAAACACATCGATGTGTCGTTGGTGGTAGACGCTCCGTTTGGTTGCTTCCGTGTACGGAGGGAACTCGAAGCGACCCTTGTGAAAGTCGTGGCTCTTGAAAATTCCCGAAATACCACCGATGCGCACGCCGTTGCAGTCGACCACACCGGCGTACCCGAGGTAATAGATGTTGGGTGCTACCCAGCCGCCGTAGGGTAGTTCTTGGAGATAGTTTGACGCCTCGTGGTTTCCACCTATGAAGAGCGTCAAAATTGGGGCCACTTTCTCTCCGCTGTAGTACCTGCAGACGACGAAAAGGGGTAAGTCTTGCTTGTCTACCCAATCCAGCGACGTGATTACCTACTTGTAGAAACTGCCCATGTCCAAGTGCTTTGGCGGCACGGCCATACACTGAAGGTCCTGCAAGTTCCGCGTGGATTGAAAGTCTCCGCAGCATATTAGCAGGTCAACGGTTATGCTTTGCTCCTCTTGGATGGTACCGATAAGGTCGTATATCTTTTCCAGCTCTCCATGAGCGCATCCTTCGACTGCTATTTTCATTTAAAGTTGGAATACGCGAAGCGAGGAAACACGAACACGATCTGTTGTTTACAACCGGCCTTTGCGCGTTGGATTCTCTAAagccaaaaacaaactgctcGGGGCCCAGTTGTACCCAGTGAAAACGTTATTAAGTATAGTTGGATCATCTGTCTTGGTTCTGTTTGGATATTATTGCAAATAGTTTTGTCAATTTAATAAGAAATTATAATTTCTTGTCGTAATCATTATATTAActccaaaaacccaaaaagaGTTTTACTGACTTTGCAAACAGAATAGAACCCcttcaaagaaaaacttgtATGCCGTTTaattgtacattttttcaGCCTTTTTGTAGCttaacgtttgttttttaattgtttcttttatgttCGCAATATTTTCAAGAAAATTTACCTAGTGAAAAACAGTTTTCCAATATTCCAATATTGTTCACGAAGTTTACCCACCGCTCTGTGTAAGAATCTTGTGCGGTGCCAAACGGATGGTCATTACTTTTTCACCAGGCACGACCGTTGAGCATTCTCAAACTTGAATAACGCTTCTTTGTTCGGCTTTTGCTGCCAAGCTGCTAACGGACAAatattttggttgttttcggTGTGTCGTGCAAGTGCAATCGAAAGCAATTGGAAGGCAAACCTGTTTCGAAGGCATCCTCTCTCGTGGCATCGTGATTATTTGCAAAATTAAGAATGTTACAAATGATGGTCGGCTTGAAAATGCCCAAGAAAATTGGATCCAGTGCATCAAAGTAAACATGGCGTTGTGAGTTTGTCGAGAGTTGTGACGAGTGTTCTCGAAAGACGTTGATCAGCTCTGCTCTAACAATCGTTAACGAGTTAATTCGAAAGAAAATATAATACACGCGAAACAgcaacgatggccaccgattcGCGGAACATCCGTGTTGCGGTTCGGGTGCGCCCGTTCAATTCGCGCGAACTGGAGCAAAATCCGAGGAACATCGTCAAGGTCAGTAGGGGCAGAATGTGTGCCCAAGTTCGTACCACTATCCTCCTTacaaatgtttgtgtttgcggCCCCTTCCGTAGGTTTTGGACAAATCAACGTTGGTTTTTGATCCGGATGTTGACGACGATGAGCTCTTTTTCTTCCACGGTGTCAAGCAAACGTATCGCGACATCACCAAGCGCGTCAAGAAGAAGCTGACCATGGAATATGACGACGTGTTCGACAATGTGTCCACCAATGCGGACATATTCGAGGTGTGCATGCGGCCCCTCGTGCAATCCGTTATGAACGGTTTCAATTGTTCCGTGTTCGTGTACGGGGCGACCGGTGCGGGCAAGACGCACACGATGCTCGGTAGCGAGATGTGTCCGGGAATCACCTTCCTGACGATGCAAGAATTGTTTCAACACATCGAACTGCTGAGCGAAGAGCGCAAATTCGACATCGGGATTTCGTATCTGGAGGTGTACAACGAGCTCGTAATGAATCTGCTCGACAAAAGTGGCCCCCTGAAGCTGCGCGAAGACGCGAACGGAGTCGTCGTCAGTGGGCTGGTGTTGAAGCAGATCCACAACGCTACGGAACTGTTGGAGCTGCTGGCACTGGGTAATCGGAACCGCACACAGCACCCGACCGATGCCAACGCCGAgagcagccgcagccacgCGATATTCCAGGTGCACATCCGCATGGTGGACAAAAAGACGGGCCAGAAGCGTTCGGTAAAGCTGTCGATGATAGATTTGGCCGGCAGTGAGCGAGCCGCCAGCACGAAAGGGCTCGGTTTGCGGTTCAAGGAGGGTGCGAACATCAACAAATCGTTGCTGGCGCTCGGCAATTGCATCAACAAACTAGCCGACGGCTTGAAGCACATTCCTTACCGCGATTCCAATCTGACGCGCATACTGAAGGATAGTCTCGGCGGCAACTGCCAGACGGTGATGATTGCCAACATTTCCCCGTCGAACCTGACGTACGACGACACGTACAACACGCTCAAGTACGCATCCCGTGCGAAGAAGATCCGCACGACCGTACGGCAGAACATTGTGCCGTCGAACGTACCGAAGGAGTTCCTGGTGAAGAAGGTTAATGAACAGGCGGAAGAAAATGAACGGCTAAAGGCGAAGCTGGCCGAGCTGGAGGAACTGCTGAGGCGCAAGTCGGGCACCAGaaacagcgccagcgccaccaccgctccGAAGCTCGACGAAACGCTGCTTAACACATGGCTGGCGCGCATCGATAGCTCCTACAACAGTGTCATTCAGGCGCAGCAACATGTCCTTACACTGCAAAGCAAAGAGAAACTGCTAACGATGCGCTCGAGGCTGAAGGAGCAAGCGGAAAACATTGCCCGCATCGTCAAGCTCGACGGTACCCATCTGAACGAGGTAAGGACTTGTGGTTCGTGGTTGTTATTCGagttattttatttagctATCTTCGAGCGGCGCGCGTTGCTAAGGACTGTGCGCCGCTTACTTGTCTCCGATCAGTTCCGCCTGCTTGGTTTCCATCATTTTCTCGGCCTCCTTGACGAATCCATCGGCGATGAAGGTGATTTGTTGCTGCGCTTGGAACGCTTCGTCTTCCGAGGCGTCCGCTTGTTTTTTGAGCTTTTTGATCGATTGGTTCTGCACGTCCTTGATCCGATCGCGACACTTGATGAACAGCACTTTTGCGTTCTTCGCTAACCCTTCCCGGTGTTCGCGGGTTACCTTTGGCACGGGGATGAACAGCGTCGTGCCGTCCTGCTGCGGGTTAAGGTTCATGCCGCTGCGCTCGATGGCCTGCAGGACGGCGGGTATGGTTTGCGGGAACGACACCAGATTGACGACGAtcgttttcgggtttttaCGCACTACCTGTCCCAACTCCTGCAGCTGGTAGTCTTTGCCTTCGTAGCCGATTCGTAGCGTTTCAATCGAGCCGGTCGTCGAGCGGAGTGAAAGATTTTTTACATAATCATCCTTCATCGTCGCAATACTCTTCTCCATCTGAGTCCGGAGCGCCTGCAGGTCGATCAGACTGGCCAGTTGCTCTTCGTTGATCGCCACCTTGGCTGGGCCAGGTTTTTTGTCCTTCTTCTTGTCCTTGCTTTTGGCATAATGGCGCACTGTGCGGTGGCCTGTAGTAAACGCAGTTCCATCCGCCGGCAGTGTGCCGGTGGCGTTAGATGTGACCAACAACGGTGAACGGTGGTTCGTTATCACGGCGGTGCAACTTTGTTCGATCTTTCCCCAGCTGACTGCTCGCAAAAGGGACGTGATGCGAAGCATTTTTGTTGACCCCAAGGTGGTAATTATTAAGTTTCGGTTCCGGTCGGCGCCCGGTCACGGCGAGtatgtttgttatgtttacTTCTGCACTTTTATTTCGTCGTTCAACTTAACGAACGTTCATTCTGTCAAATGAAGCACTTTATCCCATTAGCCGTTAACGAGCATCGAGGTTAAAGTTATGTTGAAACacgtatttttatgtttccccCCTCCGTTAGGACATTGCCAAGATGGATGCTTCCATCGATCGGTTTGGTAAGCAGGTTGCGAGCCAGCAGGGCGACAGGAAGCGTTGGCAGGAACGGTACCGGCAAGCTTTGCGCAATCTGAACGCTTTGCGCACCGAGGTGCAGCAATCCGATTTGGCGACGGTGTTGAAGGCTTTCCTCGATGGCAAGGAGTGGCAGCTGGCCGCGGCGAAAGCAGCCTTGAAGTTCGAGCACATGGAGAAACTGTCGTCGACGTTCTACGAAGAGAATAAGCAGTGGGAACGGATAATGCTGCTCAGTGGCGACATCATTCAGCAAAACTTTCTGCTCCTGCGCAGCATGGACCGGCTCgacgtggtgctgctggaaaaGATGCGAAAGTTGGTGAAACTGAACCAACGGCAGCGTGGCGTAAGCTTTGTCGATGACGCTTGCCAGCAGGAGCTGCGACAAACGATAAACATCAGCAACGAAAGTACCATCGAAGACATAGCGAACCTATCCGACTGTTCCGAAGATGCCGTCGAGCTGGTGGCATCGGACACCACCGGTGGAACGCTAAAGCGCACCCTCAGGTCGCACCATGGCAGCGagtcggaaacggaaccgtcCGAAATTTGCGCAGCCCAGCGAGGGTTCGAtgcccagcaccagcagcaacaggtgAAGCCGATTGTTTTCAAGAAGCCCAAGACAGTGAACCGGGCACTACAGTTTAAACCGGCTACCGGGCGTAGGACACCGTCCAAGGCAACGACTGCTCCGTCGCAGAGACTCAAGATTCCGAAGCTGGTACTGCCGGATGCCGCctcaagcagcagcaccttcacAGCTGGCTTGGTCGGTGGCCAGAAGGTCAAAAGGCCACTGCTTACCGCGCGCTCATCAAGCGACGAACAAATGGAAGATACTTCCGATACGTCCGATGAATTGGTCACGCCGGTCGGTGAATGTGATAATGCCAACTCCACCTTCTGCATTGCCTCCAACGGCGAGAATGGCGCGGGTTCGGATTCGATGTTTTCGAAAGTGCTGGTTGAATCGAACGTTGATCCGCAGGTTCTCGACAAAGGTAAGAAGGAAGCCGTTAGAAAAAACTGCCCTCCGGGTAAGCCGCTTCCGATTGGTGGCGTGTCACACAGATTTTCCAAAAACATTTTCTCCGGCTTTTCAGTTTTGCGGCGCGCTTCCATGAAAGGGGGTAAGGTTACGCTATCGGTCAACAAGGAGAATCGCAGAAAGAGCCCGAAAAGATTAGGCAAAAGTCCGCGAGCCATGAACCGGGCGGGCAGTCGATGTGAGTCGTTGCTACCGTTGCCGAAGAACGACTTCCGGTTGAAGAACGAAAACTCAAGAATTTCTTTtcctaccaccaccacagccaaTGCAGCGTCGGCCAGCAACCGGTATCGCACGCTAGGAAAGGGAAAGGATGCCGGGGGACCGAAGTctggcaccagcagcaccagcagcagcactgcaaTGACAGCGAAGCCACCAGTTGTACATGCCGGTggaacaaccaacaacaacgtcGAAAGCGATAGCGAACGCAATCGACACATTCGGCTGATGGGCATTAAAAAGTAACACCTTGAACAGCCGCCAGAAGAGCGCCGCGTCGCTCAACGTTGTTATTGAACTGTATTTTATataaaatcgttttttttctacgcgCTTCTACGAGAAATAATAAAGGATTGCGGGATCGGTCGGGTGAATGTTGAACGTTCACTCGAGTAGCGAAGGGGCGATGGGAACATGAACATAGTAAGGGCATATGAACTAACGCGCAAGAACGATCGGTCGAACGGTGACCGCAACATCACTAATCGGAAGTAGTTTAAAACAGAGATAGAATTGATTTGCAATACATCCTTACCCACGCCAAACACGTTGTGCCGGAGTTCTGTGTTTTACTTCCGACGAACGAGAATCGCTTCAACTGCTTTTGATTTAAAGTTTCGTTAAAGCTTTCGTTCAAACGCTGCGTGTcctttgacagctgtcaaccGGAGTCTGTTTCTTGTTTGAGCCGTCAAAAGgataaaacaccaaaacaaCTGTTTTTGCATGAGGTAACCGGTAGTGACCGGGACTTTGGCTAAACACTCGCAATTCGTCTCGGAAAATCGGGTTACAGGTAGCAATGGCCCTGCTGGCATGGTGCCTTCCGCGGCCACAATGGTCACGAGCAGTCCAAACAGCCAGATTTCGATTGCAGTCATCGGGACGGGCACTGCACGAGGAGACCCAACAACAGCACGACGATGAAGAGTTTCGAGTGCTAAACTTGAACCAGGTCAAAAATCAGCGAACCCTTCGCCGAAAGGCCCCAAGGCCGGAAGTTCCGCCACCTCGGTAAGTACCGTGGGCTCCCGAAATGTGGAATGGAATGGTACCAATTCGCTTTACCACCTAGATCACAGCAGATGGCAACGGATCAGGACTGGGGTGCCGTGTGGCCCGGGCCTCGCTCATTCCAACCCGCCACCGTCCCGCTGCCGTTGCGCCAGGGATACGTTACGAAGCGAAACCAGATGCCCCCGGGGAAGTACGCAAACGCGGAACTGATGAAGATTCCCAATTTCCTGCATCTCACACCGCCCGTGATCAAGCGTCAGTGTGAGGCACTGAAACAGTTCTGCACTCCGTGGCCGAAGGGACTGGAAACGGAGGAACGCATGGAGAAACATTTCCCGGTGACCTGCATCACGGCCGACTACTGCCACGCCCTGCCGACCATCCGCAATCCGCTGTCGCGCATTGTCACCGTGCAGCTGAAGCTTGGGGCGGCCCTCCAGCTGGACCGGCATGCGAAAGATAAGATGCTCCGGCTGGTCGGCGAACGGTACGATGCGGAGACGGACGTGCTCACGATCGTCACCGACCGGTGTCCGCTGAAGAAGCAAAACTACGACTATGCGATCTACCTGCTGACGGCGCTCTACCACGAGTCGAACACGGTCGAACCGTGGGAAGCGACCAAAGGTGAGGCCGACATGGAGTACTACGATTTCGAGCGGAATCGCAGCAAACGAAGCGCCGAAGCGACGCTCAATTGGGGCCGGACCGAAGGGGATGGCGGATGGGTGATGGCTCCGGCCGAGTATGCGTCGGCCGTGACGAGACTGTTCAACGAGGGAGAAAATGCCTACAATCTGGAGAAATACAAAGAGCAATCGATGGCATTGCTAGGGTTGTCCGTTGCGAAAGGGGAATGACGCGGGGCGGGAGACGCCCGAAAACCAGTGTAAGCAGTTATTAGAAATGTGTAATAAAATCTTATCAAAGGCCGAGAGAAACAAGTTTCCTTTTGTCACTTTGCTCTTTGCGATCCATTCGAGAATATTTGCGCCAAAAGGATTGGCTGCTTCGGTCGGGCAACCTGTTTTAATTGCGTATGTTTCGCCTTTCGCACGTGGGTTTCCGTAGTGTAGTGGTTATCACGTCTGCTTCACACGCAGAAGGTCCCCGGTTCGAACCCGGGCGGAAACACAACtgtaatttctttttttttattttggattTGGAACGTATTTAATATGTGGAAACAGAAAGGAACTAAAGACAACATTATTCTTCGGCATGCATTAACCTAAATTTTTTATCTTACGATTTTCTTTCATCTTGGAAGGTTCAAGCGCACTTATACAGGTCGTTTTGTGGGGCGGCCAAGAATCGACCTGAAACTGCCACTGTCCTGGGAACAACGAGATGTAAGTTTGCCCCATTTTACGGTGAATGatcaattttcactttccatcgCCATTTACTCTCCTATGGCACCGTCGCATACTGTCGTCGTGAATGGCTGTCCATCATCCAAGAACTTGATGGGTGCTATTGTTCACCGAAGACATTCCTGAACGATCCCTCTTGCACTGCAGCCTGCATGGGACGAGGCTAAAACTAATAAAACCCGCTAACCGGCGCCAACGTTGGATTAGTACACTGCTTACCCGAGACCCGATTCGCGATCACTACGAAAGCGGTTCGTAAAGTGAAAATGGTATCCTTTCTAACCGGTTGGCCATTTATGGTTACCCTAGCGACCGTCTTACTACCGAAAGTGATCGTTACCCTCTTAacgggtgctggtggtgctacGATGCGTCACGGTGGCGCTTCTTCAGGTTCTGCTTCCCTACCCTCTGGTCCCCAGGATCGAGAGTCTGCTTGGCCGTACGAGATGATTGCCCATTCGCGTCATAACGATCGTTTGCTAGTGAATAGAACGCTGCCCCCAAAGGAACCTGCCGAGGGTGGGATGGCCGTTCAAACGCGCCACTCTCCCGCCGATGGCAATCCGACTCGTTACTTCGACA
Coding sequences within it:
- the LOC128267710 gene encoding lariat debranching enzyme, whose product is MKIAVEGCAHGELEKIYDLIGTIQEEQSITVDLLICCGDFQSTRNLQDLQCMAVPPKHLDMGSFYKYYSGEKVAPILTLFIGGNHEASNYLQELPYGGWVAPNIYYLGYAGVVDCNGVRIGGISGIFKSHDFHKGRFEFPPYTEATKRSVYHQRHIDVFRLKQLGPGVDIMLSHDWPRGITEHGNVAQLLRFKPAFREDIETNRLGSGPCEAVLRELQPPYWFAAHLHCKFAALVEHPDGQQTKFLALDKCLPKRRFLQILDIPTPDEQEEKGQKDRKVRLRYDLEWLTVLNLTNHLISVRPSNGYMPGAGGDERFNFTPTETEKAKVFRCFDGDLTIPDNFARIAEPYRSPGPDDSLDMSCVEQPAAYVNPQTTTFCDKLNIDDPLRLAMLMTGHTLNKSSFVDSLSTQTGDVGSRNADELNVDDDDEDDGDGEEEKTTKDAHTAAIAIEKTSLSSTLPQPKWRPQESHDESDLVTTLNDDSVDLSASNVSALSLPTPQKLGDSVSETLPVDDLNLSSPAPDPSGQTVTTQSPEAGAADPGTPPVKKFKRRNQTIYANDEGD
- the LOC128277926 gene encoding kinesin-like protein KIF18A, with the translated sequence MATDSRNIRVAVRVRPFNSRELEQNPRNIVKVLDKSTLVFDPDVDDDELFFFHGVKQTYRDITKRVKKKLTMEYDDVFDNVSTNADIFEVCMRPLVQSVMNGFNCSVFVYGATGAGKTHTMLGSEMCPGITFLTMQELFQHIELLSEERKFDIGISYLEVYNELVMNLLDKSGPLKLREDANGVVVSGLVLKQIHNATELLELLALGNRNRTQHPTDANAESSRSHAIFQVHIRMVDKKTGQKRSVKLSMIDLAGSERAASTKGLGLRFKEGANINKSLLALGNCINKLADGLKHIPYRDSNLTRILKDSLGGNCQTVMIANISPSNLTYDDTYNTLKYASRAKKIRTTVRQNIVPSNVPKEFLVKKVNEQAEENERLKAKLAELEELLRRKSGTRNSASATTAPKLDETLLNTWLARIDSSYNSVIQAQQHVLTLQSKEKLLTMRSRLKEQAENIARIVKLDGTHLNEDIAKMDASIDRFGKQVASQQGDRKRWQERYRQALRNLNALRTEVQQSDLATVLKAFLDGKEWQLAAAKAALKFEHMEKLSSTFYEENKQWERIMLLSGDIIQQNFLLLRSMDRLDVVLLEKMRKLVKLNQRQRGVSFVDDACQQELRQTINISNESTIEDIANLSDCSEDAVELVASDTTGGTLKRTLRSHHGSESETEPSEICAAQRGFDAQHQQQQVKPIVFKKPKTVNRALQFKPATGRRTPSKATTAPSQRLKIPKLVLPDAASSSSTFTAGLVGGQKVKRPLLTARSSSDEQMEDTSDTSDELVTPVGECDNANSTFCIASNGENGAGSDSMFSKVLVESNVDPQVLDKVLRRASMKGGKVTLSVNKENRRKSPKRLGKSPRAMNRAGSRSNAASASNRYRTLGKGKDAGGPKSGTSSTSSSTAMTAKPPVVHAGGTTNNNVESDSERNRHIRLMGIKK
- the LOC128279096 gene encoding mitochondrial thiamine pyrophosphate carrier; protein product: MDREKHTETRYAGLAGGMTGCITRFICQPLDVLKIRLQLQVEPIAATSSRSKYRSIGQSVACIYREEGLLAFWKGHNPAQLLSLMYGVAQFSFYERFNRLLRETDIFAGHDRGRHFVCGACSGSFAALVIMPLDVIRTRLVSQDPGRGYNNAVQGLMHIYRREGVRGLYRGAGPAMLQIAPLTGGQFMFYNLFGTVAKQIRGLSADAQLPAAELFVCGGLAGFCTKLLVYPLDLVKKRLQIQGFAQNRQTFGQHFVCRHMFHCLAQVGRYEGLRGLYKGLLPSLLKAGFTSAFYFTIYDSLVVLFNSKPSLRP
- the LOC128267631 gene encoding 2-aminoethanethiol dioxygenase, coding for MSSLFARVFRQARVTFEQTAISDPKFAGHLQTLRRLLDQLTLADLGLDPSLVATETFQQPTKAPCTFVDVFQNDWFAISVFVLRENYTMPLHDHPRMYGLLRVVSGAVQICSFTELARRDMVVTGVGGSTGDAATLRRHVLVAAEPEKIISSSVGDCAMLTPSERNFHEITAIGGPAAFFDILSPPYNTSLPQHISFYRKVPVPRHLAELELGSPGEEKPLAPQPDDDRPRYVLETIPIPENYYCDTEQYVAPEFLLHGADESDADVHK